One Carassius gibelio isolate Cgi1373 ecotype wild population from Czech Republic chromosome A20, carGib1.2-hapl.c, whole genome shotgun sequence DNA segment encodes these proteins:
- the LOC127939056 gene encoding leukocyte elastase inhibitor, with translation MEGVSRANSLFALDLYRALSASNAEGNMFFSPLSISAALSMVYLGARGETAKEMAKVLSFSSVSDVHSHFETLTSTINSPSASYILKLANRLYGEKTFSFLPEYLESTLKLYHADLQAVDFIGAFDESRQLINKWVEEQTENKIKDLLIRGAVNELTRLVLVNAIYFKGNWMHQFETRTTKEMPFKINQNESRPVQMMYQKKKFPFRYIPEYEVQVLELPYVKEELSMLILLPDETQDGSDPLLKLESKLTLDKLLDWTKRDKMATQMDTVVYLPKFKLEVESSLSEILQKMGMSSVFQETKADLTGMSSKGGLFLSAVIHKAFIEVNEEGTEAAAATACTVMLCCAIITKPFIADHPFLFFIRHNPTNSILFLGRFRGPS, from the exons ATGGAGGGTGTGTCTCGTGCTAACAGTCTCTTCGCTCTGGATCTCTATCGGGCTCTGAGCGCGAGCAACGCTGAGGGAAACATGTTCTTCTCTCCACTGAGCATCAGCGCAGCGCTCAGCATGGTCTACCTTGGAGCCCGAGGAGAGACTGCCAAAGAAATGGCAAAG gttttgTCCTTTAGTTCTGTCTCTGATGTTCACTCTCATTTTGAGACCCTCACCTCAACTATTAACAGTCCATCAGCTTCCTACATCCTCAAACTGGCAAACCGTCTCTATGGAGAGAAAACCTTCAGCTTCTTACCT GAGTATTTGGAGTCCACTCTGAAGCTGTACCACGCTGACCTTCAGGCTGTGGACTTCATTGGAGCATTTGACGAGTCACGACAGCTCATTAACAAATGGGTGGAAGAGCAGACAGAGA ATAAAATTAAAGATCTTCTTATCCGCGGTGCTGTAAATGAGTTGACCCGTCTAGTTCTGGTTAATGCCATCTACTTTAAAGGGAACTGGATGCACCAATTTGAAACAAGAACAACTAAAGAAAtgccatttaaaataaaccaG AATGAGAGCCGGCCTGTGCAAATGATGTACCAGAAGAAGAAGTTCCCTTTCAGATACATCCCGGAGTATGAAGTGCAGGTGCTGGAGTTACCATATGTAAAGGAAGAGCTCAGCATGTTGATCCTTCTTCCAGATGAAACTCAGGATGGCTCTGACCCTCTTCTTAAG cttGAGAGCAAGTTGACCCTTGATAAGCTGCTTGATTGGACCAAAAGAGACAAAATGGCTACGCAGATGGATACCGTAGTCTACTTGCCAAAGTTCAAGCTGGAGGTTGAGAGCTCCCTATCAGAAATATTGCAAAAGATGGGTATGAGCTCTGTGTTCCAGGAAACAAAGGCTGATCTGACAGGCATGAGCAGTAAAGGTGGCCTCTTCCTTTCAGCAGTGATCCACAAGGCTTTTATTGAAGTCAATGAGGAAGGCACTGAGGCAGCAGCAGCCACTGCATGTACAGTAATGCTTTGCTGTGCCATAATAACAAAACCTTTCATAGCAGATCACCCCTTCTTGTTCTTCATTAGACACAATCCCACTAACAGCATCCTGTTTCTTGGCAGATTCAGAGGCCCATCCTAG